A section of the Agarivorans litoreus genome encodes:
- a CDS encoding flagellin N-terminal helical domain-containing protein, whose translation MALYVNTNVSSLNAQRQLTQSGWSLDTSFQRLSSGLRINSAKDDAAGLQISNRMTSQIQGLDRAVMNAQDGISLAQTAEGAMDEVTNMLQRMRTLAIQSQDGINNTDDRLALQAEVSQLKAEISRVGTTTKFGNITLLDGNYNENFLVGANAGENIAVTIATTVSQAGLAISGLSVSSPAGASAAMDAIDAAVKKIDGERAQLGAVQNRFQSTIRNLSNISENVTAARSRIKDTDFAKETAELTRNQIIQQTSTTILAQANQRPQAALSLLG comes from the coding sequence ATGGCTTTATACGTAAATACTAATGTGTCATCACTAAATGCCCAACGCCAATTAACCCAATCTGGTTGGTCTTTAGATACCTCATTCCAACGTTTATCTTCTGGTTTGCGTATTAATAGTGCAAAGGATGATGCCGCTGGTCTTCAAATTTCTAACCGTATGACTTCGCAAATTCAAGGTTTAGACCGTGCTGTAATGAATGCTCAAGATGGTATTTCTTTAGCACAAACTGCTGAAGGCGCAATGGACGAAGTAACTAACATGCTTCAACGTATGCGTACCCTAGCTATTCAATCTCAAGATGGTATTAATAATACTGATGATCGTTTAGCGCTGCAGGCCGAAGTTTCTCAACTTAAGGCTGAAATTAGCCGAGTGGGTACTACTACTAAGTTTGGTAATATCACTTTGTTGGACGGTAACTACAACGAAAACTTTTTAGTTGGTGCTAACGCAGGTGAAAACATTGCGGTAACAATCGCTACTACTGTGTCACAGGCAGGTTTAGCTATTAGTGGTCTTAGTGTGTCAAGCCCGGCTGGTGCAAGTGCAGCAATGGATGCGATTGATGCAGCTGTTAAGAAAATTGACGGCGAACGTGCTCAATTAGGTGCGGTTCAAAATCGATTTCAATCAACCATTCGTAACTTGTCTAACATTTCAGAAAATGTAACAGCGGCGCGTTCACGAATTAAAGATACTGACTTTGCTAAAGAGACTGCTGAGTTAACGCGAAATCAGATTATTCAGCAAACGTCGACAACCATCTTGGCTCAAGCTAATCAACGTCCTCAGGCTGCATTATCTCTACTTGGATAA
- a CDS encoding flagellin N-terminal helical domain-containing protein: protein MALVVNTNVSSLNAQRQLYNSGNTLDTAYQRLSSGFRINSAKDDAAGLQISNRMTSQIQGLDRAVMNAQDGISVAQTAEGAMDEVTTMLQRMRTLAVQSQDGVNNTDDRLALQAEVSQLKAEISRVGTTTNFGGTDLLTGDYSANFLVGANAGENITVAIGTTISQAGLAISGLSVSSAGGASAAMDSIDAAIKKVDSERAELGAVQNRFQSTIRNLSNISENISGARSRIKDTDFAKETADLTKSQILQQTSTSILAQANQRPQAALALV from the coding sequence ATGGCATTAGTTGTCAACACCAATGTGTCGTCATTGAACGCACAACGCCAGTTATACAATTCTGGTAACACTTTAGATACTGCCTATCAGCGTTTAAGTTCTGGTTTCAGAATTAACAGCGCAAAAGATGACGCAGCAGGTCTACAAATCTCTAACCGTATGACTTCTCAAATCCAAGGTCTTGACCGCGCAGTTATGAATGCACAAGACGGCATTTCAGTAGCGCAAACTGCTGAAGGTGCAATGGATGAAGTTACTACTATGCTTCAGCGCATGCGTACTCTAGCTGTTCAATCTCAAGATGGTGTAAATAACACAGATGATCGATTAGCACTTCAAGCTGAAGTTAGCCAACTTAAAGCTGAGATTAGCCGAGTAGGTACAACCACAAACTTTGGTGGTACGGACTTGTTAACTGGTGATTACAGCGCTAACTTCCTGGTTGGAGCAAATGCTGGCGAAAATATCACAGTGGCTATTGGTACAACTATTAGCCAAGCAGGCCTGGCAATTAGTGGTTTAAGTGTATCTTCAGCTGGTGGTGCTTCAGCTGCAATGGATTCGATTGATGCAGCTATCAAAAAGGTTGATTCCGAAAGAGCTGAGTTAGGTGCGGTTCAAAACCGTTTCCAATCTACGATTCGTAACTTGTCTAACATCTCAGAGAATATCTCTGGTGCTCGCTCTCGAATTAAAGATACTGATTTTGCAAAAGAAACTGCTGACTTAACTAAATCTCAGATTCTTCAACAAACCAGTACTTCGATTCTTGCTCAAGCAAATCAACGCCCACAGGCTGCGTTAGCTCTAGTTTAA
- a CDS encoding flagellar protein FlaG has translation MDSNVSSITASNLTTSFSGGKEQKVSAADKMEVAQLSLQKEQEKIKAEQEAKQQERQAEDKSDVEDVVASLNQLLEVQDRDVKFVVDERDGQFFTSVLNRSTDELIREIPSEEYRQLEERLRKFQDAIGQTTGLFVDQIV, from the coding sequence ATGGATAGCAATGTTAGCTCAATAACTGCTTCTAATCTCACAACTAGCTTTTCTGGTGGTAAGGAACAAAAAGTAAGTGCTGCTGACAAAATGGAAGTGGCACAGTTATCGCTTCAAAAAGAGCAGGAAAAGATTAAAGCTGAGCAAGAGGCCAAGCAGCAAGAACGACAGGCGGAAGATAAGTCTGATGTTGAAGATGTTGTTGCCTCGCTTAACCAATTGCTCGAAGTTCAAGACCGCGATGTAAAATTTGTTGTGGATGAACGCGATGGTCAGTTTTTTACTTCGGTGCTCAATAGAAGTACTGATGAGTTGATTAGAGAAATTCCCTCAGAAGAGTATCGTCAACTTGAAGAGCGTTTAAGAAAGTTTCAGGATGCGATAGGTCAAACAACGGGTTTGTTTGTTGATCAAATAGTTTAG
- the fliD gene encoding flagellar filament capping protein FliD, with product MTGITAAGIGSGLDLEALIEVSINAERAGKDARFEKTKNTLDVTLSAVGSVKSALSSFLSILEKAQEQSTFIPRVASTGESEGNESVTVDLADGATNGSYAIEVQQLAQGSSLTSIDATANGGTPLYSSENDVVATSDGQLTFTTASGESMVLDVTAGTTLKQLREQINSHEDNFGVSANLISTGSEVRLAITSEETGDGNTLTVTNTGANAELDNFTNAGGKMTVVDASSAIITIDGIQATSDSNKFDNVVSGVSITANKVTSSSVNLDIAPSEEKALENMKEFVDAYNKVISEIDKYSKPETVVEGDDSDSSRKELSGDAMFRSLRFSLGRIASNGYEDAEPGLKTLYGIGVELDNDGMLKLDESKFKENLANNMDGIGEVFAMSGGIAESFSGIVKSYEQSDGILASREESVKSQLRDYEHQKLDFEERMASYEKTLRAKYTAFDVSMGNLNSQMSYITGQLAQLNS from the coding sequence ATGACAGGTATTACAGCAGCGGGTATTGGCAGTGGCTTAGATTTGGAAGCGTTAATAGAGGTATCTATTAACGCAGAGAGAGCGGGTAAAGATGCTCGTTTTGAAAAAACTAAAAACACCTTAGATGTTACGTTGTCTGCTGTTGGTTCGGTAAAGTCAGCGCTAAGTTCATTTCTTAGTATCTTAGAGAAAGCTCAAGAACAGTCGACGTTTATTCCGCGTGTTGCAAGTACCGGTGAATCAGAGGGTAATGAATCTGTTACAGTGGATTTAGCAGATGGTGCAACCAACGGCAGCTATGCCATTGAGGTACAACAACTTGCTCAAGGTTCTTCTCTCACTTCTATCGATGCTACAGCTAATGGAGGAACTCCGCTTTATTCTTCCGAAAACGATGTAGTAGCAACTAGTGATGGTCAATTAACATTTACTACCGCTAGCGGAGAATCCATGGTTTTAGATGTAACTGCTGGAACCACGCTCAAACAGCTGAGAGAGCAAATAAATTCACACGAAGACAACTTTGGCGTGTCTGCCAATTTAATTTCGACAGGCTCTGAGGTGCGCCTTGCGATAACTTCTGAAGAAACTGGAGATGGTAACACTCTCACAGTTACAAATACTGGCGCTAACGCAGAACTGGATAATTTTACCAATGCTGGAGGTAAAATGACTGTTGTAGATGCTAGTTCAGCGATTATTACTATTGATGGTATTCAAGCTACAAGTGATAGTAATAAATTTGACAATGTTGTTTCTGGGGTTTCTATTACCGCCAATAAAGTGACGTCTTCATCGGTGAACCTAGATATTGCGCCTAGTGAAGAAAAAGCACTCGAAAACATGAAAGAGTTTGTTGATGCTTACAACAAAGTTATATCTGAAATTGATAAATATTCTAAGCCAGAAACTGTTGTTGAAGGCGACGATAGTGATTCAAGTCGTAAGGAGTTGAGTGGTGATGCGATGTTTCGTTCATTACGTTTTTCGTTAGGACGAATTGCAAGCAATGGCTATGAAGACGCAGAGCCGGGTTTGAAAACACTTTATGGTATTGGAGTTGAACTTGATAACGACGGGATGCTTAAGCTCGATGAAAGTAAGTTTAAAGAAAATTTAGCAAATAACATGGATGGGATTGGCGAGGTTTTTGCAATGTCTGGTGGTATTGCTGAATCATTCTCAGGAATTGTTAAAAGTTATGAACAATCTGATGGTATTCTCGCATCCAGAGAAGAGTCAGTAAAAAGTCAGTTACGTGACTATGAGCACCAAAAGTTGGATTTTGAAGAGCGTATGGCTTCTTATGAGAAGACTTTACGAGCTAAATATACTGCTTTTGATGTATCCATGGGTAACTTAAATAGCCAGATGTCATATATTACGGGGCAGCTAGCGCAATTGAATAGTTAA
- the fliS gene encoding flagellar export chaperone FliS, which yields MYQKGINQYRQVGIKDQIATADPHGVTQILMQTALENLAVAKGCIERNDMANKSKPIAKATSIITSLKDTLDHERGGEISLNLADLYTYMLDVLSEASVTNNAKQVEEVIELLLPIKSAWDQIPESAKQEAYKQK from the coding sequence ATGTATCAGAAAGGCATTAATCAATATCGTCAGGTTGGCATTAAAGACCAAATAGCAACCGCTGACCCACATGGTGTTACTCAAATATTAATGCAAACAGCCTTGGAGAACTTGGCAGTAGCTAAAGGCTGTATTGAGCGAAATGATATGGCAAATAAAAGCAAACCCATTGCTAAAGCAACTTCTATTATAACTTCCCTTAAAGACACCTTAGATCATGAGCGCGGCGGTGAAATCTCACTAAATCTGGCTGACTTATATACTTATATGCTTGATGTCTTATCAGAAGCGTCGGTGACTAATAATGCTAAACAGGTTGAAGAAGTGATTGAGCTATTGCTTCCAATTAAATCGGCTTGGGACCAAATTCCCGAATCAGCGAAGCAAGAGGCCTACAAGCAAAAATAA
- a CDS encoding motility associated factor glycosyltransferase family protein → MLKNIDFQIDADDKLQKENEAQLGPFFQKKFTRNIKALAQYDISLAQALQKHSPITYSPFVTKKKYLNVMNITRGRSLYEEVPQKQVKEQVRQFATGALLVECDSSYASIQPKPEVGCTLNTILSGVDKRYQPPSDDSNLVILGCGLGLHLFDLIRMKQWKRVVIIEPEIDLLHVSLLTAQWKELLDHVNSSGLILTILTGSKEIDSLEVLKTWKVDNQISSFYLYRHYNYSVFNTLEFNLATGISSFNKLNFESFVKLENERECEFSYSLFNYFVSDEDVYDIEKENMSFLYTQHENSLSSFKRYFPDIASGFDKYQADRWLLFSVGAGAYNLFDLKQGVTFFVGDPKKEALSYFEHYKKKPKIDALDARQSLHKPSPFIHYEKSRLLKDLVLELPDSGYTQLPQKLPSFIMYGGALGYQIESLLLDYEVDNFILYEPNPDFFFASMWVLDWTAMLRQCDDKKSKLYLNIGDDGTNMFDDIHLRLQSYGIHILSYTFFYVSYYQEQMDKSIRATREQFKVLLNISEYFDHAFYNLNHTNEAFSRNQHFLLKDKPKALVDKLSELPVFIIGNGPSLDSCSEYIKEHQDKAIIVSCGTSLKALYELGIKPDFHAEVEQTKATLHWVCQVPDPDWLKSIDLITVNGIHPDVTSMFGDTLFCLKKGEAGSLVHLELSEEVEQLDGILYSYPTVSNCALSYVLQVGFRQIYLFGVDLGFKDPTKHHSKHSAYFNSKDGKALYDYSSHGVGFRVPGNFDSYVFTKHEFKYSSEILSKALSGFDNVECYNTSDGAYISGTMPLRAENILLVNDRVDKNCLKKDLKNNAYKSAFHYLTKRFEKQFRFESFAQHCDELIDILTKEPASWDEILEQLNRQVTLVKESVLDNESLFYYLVRGSASFCLTYLTRLAYSSEDEAVCLERYAKGKSIWIDYLREMRVKVENDLGEFDQTPSPHPEVGFDSLPALEILKQRGITV, encoded by the coding sequence ATGCTTAAAAATATTGATTTTCAAATTGATGCTGACGATAAATTACAAAAAGAAAATGAGGCTCAGTTAGGACCTTTTTTTCAAAAGAAGTTTACTCGAAATATAAAAGCTTTAGCCCAATATGATATTTCGCTGGCTCAAGCTCTTCAAAAACATAGTCCTATTACATATTCTCCATTTGTTACAAAAAAGAAATACCTAAATGTAATGAACATTACTCGAGGTCGTTCTCTTTATGAAGAAGTACCTCAAAAGCAGGTTAAAGAGCAAGTCAGACAATTTGCCACGGGAGCATTGTTAGTTGAGTGCGATAGTTCTTACGCTTCAATTCAACCCAAACCTGAAGTTGGCTGCACTTTAAATACTATTCTTTCAGGAGTGGATAAACGTTATCAACCCCCGTCTGATGATAGTAACTTGGTCATTTTAGGTTGTGGGCTTGGTTTACATTTGTTTGATTTGATAAGAATGAAACAGTGGAAACGAGTTGTAATCATTGAACCTGAGATTGACTTGCTACATGTATCATTACTCACTGCTCAATGGAAGGAGCTGCTTGACCACGTAAATAGTTCCGGCTTAATTTTGACTATCCTTACTGGCTCAAAAGAAATAGATAGTTTAGAAGTGCTTAAAACTTGGAAGGTAGATAACCAAATATCAAGTTTTTATTTATACAGACACTATAATTATTCAGTTTTTAATACCTTAGAATTTAATCTTGCAACGGGCATATCATCTTTTAATAAACTAAACTTCGAAAGTTTCGTAAAGCTGGAGAATGAGAGAGAGTGCGAGTTTTCTTATTCCCTTTTTAATTATTTTGTTAGTGATGAAGATGTGTATGATATCGAAAAAGAAAATATGTCTTTTCTTTATACACAGCATGAAAACAGCCTCAGCAGCTTTAAGAGGTACTTTCCAGACATTGCTTCTGGATTTGATAAATACCAAGCGGATCGTTGGCTGCTTTTTAGTGTAGGAGCGGGGGCGTATAATTTATTTGATTTAAAACAAGGGGTTACTTTTTTTGTAGGTGACCCCAAAAAAGAAGCTCTGAGTTACTTTGAACACTATAAGAAAAAACCAAAAATTGATGCATTAGACGCAAGGCAATCGCTACATAAGCCTAGCCCTTTTATTCACTATGAAAAATCTAGACTACTTAAAGACCTAGTCTTAGAGCTTCCAGATTCTGGATATACTCAATTGCCTCAAAAGTTGCCTTCTTTCATCATGTATGGAGGTGCGTTGGGGTATCAAATTGAATCTTTATTACTAGATTATGAAGTAGACAACTTCATATTGTATGAACCTAACCCAGATTTCTTTTTTGCTTCTATGTGGGTTCTTGATTGGACGGCTATGTTACGCCAGTGTGATGACAAGAAGTCTAAGCTTTACCTCAACATCGGGGATGATGGCACGAATATGTTTGATGACATTCATCTGCGCCTTCAAAGCTATGGTATCCATATACTGTCCTATACATTTTTCTATGTTAGCTACTATCAAGAGCAAATGGATAAAAGTATTAGAGCGACTAGAGAGCAATTCAAGGTACTTCTTAATATCAGTGAGTACTTCGATCATGCTTTTTATAACTTAAATCACACCAATGAGGCTTTCTCTAGGAATCAGCATTTTCTATTAAAAGATAAACCTAAAGCCTTGGTTGATAAGTTAAGTGAGTTACCAGTATTTATTATCGGTAATGGTCCGTCTCTTGACTCCTGTAGTGAATATATCAAAGAGCACCAGGATAAAGCTATTATCGTGTCTTGCGGAACGAGTCTGAAGGCTCTTTATGAATTAGGCATCAAACCTGATTTTCATGCGGAGGTTGAACAAACCAAAGCAACACTTCATTGGGTATGTCAGGTACCAGATCCTGACTGGTTAAAATCTATTGATTTAATCACTGTCAATGGTATCCATCCAGACGTTACGAGTATGTTTGGTGATACGCTATTTTGTCTTAAGAAAGGAGAGGCGGGTAGCTTAGTTCATCTAGAGTTATCCGAAGAAGTCGAGCAGTTGGACGGTATTCTATATTCTTATCCTACGGTTTCAAACTGTGCGTTGTCTTATGTTTTGCAGGTCGGCTTTAGGCAAATCTACCTCTTCGGAGTGGATTTAGGGTTTAAAGATCCTACAAAGCACCATAGTAAACATTCCGCATACTTTAATTCTAAAGATGGGAAAGCGCTTTATGATTATAGCTCTCATGGTGTAGGTTTTAGGGTGCCTGGCAACTTTGATTCTTATGTATTTACTAAGCACGAATTTAAATATTCATCAGAAATACTCAGTAAAGCCTTGTCCGGTTTTGACAATGTTGAGTGTTATAACACAAGTGATGGAGCTTACATTTCAGGCACTATGCCATTAAGAGCCGAAAATATTCTTTTGGTTAACGATAGAGTTGATAAAAATTGCTTGAAGAAAGATCTAAAAAACAATGCATATAAATCAGCTTTTCACTATTTAACTAAGCGATTTGAAAAACAGTTTAGGTTTGAATCATTTGCACAGCATTGTGATGAATTGATAGATATTTTGACGAAAGAGCCGGCCTCTTGGGACGAAATTTTGGAGCAGCTAAATCGACAGGTTACTCTTGTTAAAGAGTCGGTTTTAGATAATGAGTCTTTGTTTTATTATTTGGTGCGAGGAAGCGCTTCGTTTTGCTTAACCTACTTAACACGTTTAGCATATTCATCAGAAGATGAGGCTGTGTGTTTAGAGAGGTATGCAAAAGGAAAGTCTATTTGGATAGACTATTTACGAGAAATGCGAGTAAAAGTGGAAAACGATTTAGGTGAATTTGATCAGACACCAAGTCCGCACCCAGAGGTTGGGTTTGACTCTTTACCTGCGTTAGAAATCTTAAAACAGCGTGGTATCACTGTTTAG
- a CDS encoding class I SAM-dependent methyltransferase, with amino-acid sequence MKFTEKEHQLGFIEAYPKPSIEELTRHYQEKYFQDPKGAYQEDYLPEELAHMLNLAAVADKTTQKLSCEKTLFDVGCGEGFFTKNLLSLGWNVKCCDFSSFALKKFHPELLQFFDEGDALQLISKSVEAGEKFGLVNLQNVLEHVLEPIDLLLSLKGLLGSSSALRIKVPNDYSDFQKRLVDENMTTNTWFAPPEHLSFFNAVTLANTLDECGYEVLSSQVNFPIEVFLTNPNSNYWKDRSLGKAAHNSRILIENFLISQSLDDYISFSEASAKLGFGRELIVYARPKNSI; translated from the coding sequence TTGAAATTCACAGAAAAAGAACATCAATTAGGTTTTATTGAGGCCTATCCGAAACCATCAATTGAAGAATTAACACGGCACTACCAAGAAAAATATTTTCAAGATCCTAAAGGGGCTTATCAGGAGGACTACCTTCCAGAAGAATTGGCTCATATGTTAAATTTGGCAGCGGTAGCGGATAAAACAACTCAAAAATTAAGCTGTGAAAAAACACTTTTTGATGTTGGATGCGGAGAAGGTTTTTTTACTAAAAACTTACTCAGCCTAGGCTGGAATGTGAAGTGCTGTGATTTTTCTTCGTTTGCTCTAAAAAAGTTTCACCCTGAGCTTTTACAGTTTTTTGATGAGGGGGATGCTTTACAGCTCATTTCTAAGAGTGTTGAGGCAGGTGAAAAGTTTGGTTTGGTAAATCTACAGAATGTTTTAGAGCATGTACTAGAGCCAATTGACTTATTACTCTCGTTAAAAGGCTTATTGGGTTCTAGTTCTGCACTTAGAATTAAAGTTCCTAATGATTATTCTGATTTTCAAAAAAGACTCGTTGATGAAAACATGACGACTAATACTTGGTTCGCGCCACCTGAGCACCTTAGCTTTTTCAATGCTGTGACTTTGGCTAATACGTTAGATGAATGTGGTTATGAGGTGTTGTCTAGCCAAGTTAATTTTCCAATAGAGGTTTTTTTAACTAACCCTAACTCCAATTATTGGAAAGATAGAAGTTTAGGAAAAGCTGCCCACAATAGTAGAATACTTATAGAAAACTTCTTAATTTCTCAAAGCCTCGATGATTATATTAGTTTTTCAGAGGCTTCAGCCAAGTTAGGCTTTGGTCGTGAGCTTATTGTTTACGCTAGGCCTAAAAATAGTATTTAG
- the pseI gene encoding pseudaminic acid synthase, producing the protein MYIVINGKRIGPDEPPYVIAEMSGNHNGDINRAISLIKAAKDAGADAVKLQTYTADTITINHDSEEFKITGGLWDGYKLYDLYKEAHTPWAWHRQLFEEAEKIGITIFSSPFDNTAVDFLEELDTPAYKIASFELVDLPLIERVAKTGKPIIMSTGNANLSEIEEAVNTAKKSGCNELVLLHCISGYPTPADESNLATIPVLSEIFDTQIGLSDHTLDIGVSVAAVAMGATIIEKHFTLSRSDGGPDYAFSLEPSELASLVTNCKIARQAIGTVSFQSSESELKTKCHRRSLYIVKNVEKGEVICPEHVRSIRPSNGLAPKYLSTILGRKAKKNLPFGKPLAWSDLD; encoded by the coding sequence ATGTACATAGTAATAAATGGAAAAAGAATTGGGCCAGATGAGCCCCCTTATGTCATTGCCGAAATGTCTGGAAATCATAATGGCGATATAAATAGGGCTATCTCTCTAATTAAAGCTGCGAAGGATGCTGGAGCTGATGCAGTTAAACTTCAAACTTATACCGCCGATACGATCACCATAAACCATGACTCTGAAGAATTCAAAATTACTGGCGGATTATGGGATGGTTATAAGCTGTATGATTTATACAAGGAAGCACATACCCCTTGGGCATGGCATAGGCAGCTGTTTGAAGAAGCAGAAAAAATAGGTATAACAATTTTTAGCTCTCCTTTTGATAATACAGCCGTAGATTTTCTTGAAGAACTAGATACTCCAGCCTACAAAATTGCGTCTTTTGAACTTGTAGACTTACCTTTAATCGAGCGAGTGGCCAAAACAGGTAAGCCAATCATAATGTCTACTGGAAATGCTAATCTTTCAGAAATAGAAGAAGCAGTAAATACAGCTAAGAAAAGCGGGTGTAATGAGCTCGTTTTATTACACTGTATTAGCGGCTACCCTACTCCTGCAGACGAATCGAATTTAGCAACGATTCCAGTTTTATCAGAAATATTTGATACTCAAATAGGGTTGTCAGACCACACTTTAGACATTGGAGTTTCTGTTGCAGCGGTAGCTATGGGAGCTACTATTATCGAAAAGCACTTCACGCTTTCACGCTCTGACGGAGGCCCTGATTATGCGTTTTCTTTAGAGCCAAGTGAATTAGCTAGTTTAGTTACAAATTGTAAGATCGCTAGACAAGCTATAGGTACAGTCAGCTTTCAAAGCAGTGAATCAGAATTAAAAACCAAATGTCACAGGCGATCATTATATATAGTTAAGAATGTAGAAAAAGGCGAAGTGATATGCCCAGAACATGTTCGCTCTATTAGACCTTCAAATGGTTTAGCGCCTAAGTACTTATCCACGATACTAGGACGTAAGGCCAAAAAGAATTTACCATTTGGAAAGCCGCTAGCTTGGTCTGATCTAGACTAG
- a CDS encoding HAD family hydrolase has translation MLNHNQFKAIIFDLDDTLYLEKDYVLSGFNAIAEELANYGISKDESYQYLYDYFDTKGRAGCLDSLLDTFKHIEAMPTIEELLLLYRSHQPTIRLSELVKTTLTKIQNQGIKTAIVTDGLGQMQKNKVAALELEKYVDHFIYCWDLGAPKPAIEGFKLALSKLQCPAENCILVGDNPEHDIKPAYQLGIYSIRLLQGRFKNIPDNQNYPANQHCLSVHTLFET, from the coding sequence ATGCTTAATCATAATCAATTTAAAGCTATCATTTTTGACTTAGATGACACTTTATATCTAGAGAAAGACTATGTGTTAAGTGGTTTCAATGCCATTGCTGAAGAGTTGGCAAACTATGGAATTTCAAAAGATGAAAGCTATCAGTACCTATATGACTATTTTGATACTAAAGGCAGAGCTGGTTGTCTTGATAGCTTATTAGATACCTTCAAACACATTGAAGCAATGCCTACTATAGAAGAGTTGTTATTATTGTACAGGTCTCACCAACCAACTATTCGGCTATCAGAATTGGTAAAAACAACGCTGACTAAGATACAAAATCAGGGAATAAAAACAGCAATAGTTACCGATGGTTTAGGTCAGATGCAAAAGAACAAAGTAGCTGCACTAGAGCTTGAGAAATACGTCGATCACTTCATTTACTGCTGGGACCTAGGTGCTCCAAAGCCAGCGATTGAGGGCTTCAAATTAGCACTAAGTAAACTACAATGCCCTGCAGAAAACTGCATATTAGTCGGAGACAATCCAGAACATGACATTAAACCAGCCTATCAGCTAGGGATCTACTCAATCCGTTTACTTCAAGGTCGATTTAAGAACATCCCAGATAACCAAAACTACCCAGCCAACCAGCACTGCTTGTCAGTACACACTTTATTCGAGACTTAA
- a CDS encoding ATP-grasp domain-containing protein — MTPTILVTSASNKVQLVKSLTHYGNVYGVKVITSDISVDAAALYFSHDHILLPKLNSPEYISTLTKLCQKKSIRYILPTRDGDLEFFTKHYTLFLDKNIVLLMSPPKTIEICTNKHLFRKFCDDNNLPIPGKITDISRSFRPCVAKLAKSSASAGVFIVQSKKDLDILLSRCSASELTFEELISAKEYSIDAFHDNNGNLVGSVTRERIKVVNGESSISQVVDAPLLSELARNLSKLIPFRGHITIQAFMDANSIYLIEVNPRFGGASNLSIQAGLASTERLMASIVGDTETLYRENELKIGLKMLRYSEDLFLNA; from the coding sequence ATGACTCCGACAATACTAGTAACTAGCGCATCTAACAAAGTTCAGTTAGTAAAGTCATTAACCCACTACGGGAATGTTTATGGCGTGAAGGTAATAACCAGCGACATTAGTGTTGATGCTGCTGCACTATACTTCTCACATGACCATATCCTACTACCCAAACTAAACTCCCCAGAGTACATATCAACACTAACTAAGCTTTGCCAGAAAAAATCTATCAGATACATCCTGCCAACCAGAGATGGAGACTTAGAGTTTTTTACTAAGCACTACACTTTATTTCTAGATAAAAATATTGTGCTGTTAATGAGCCCCCCAAAAACAATAGAAATATGCACCAATAAACACTTGTTCCGGAAGTTTTGTGATGACAACAATTTACCGATTCCAGGTAAAATCACGGATATATCCAGATCGTTCCGGCCTTGTGTTGCTAAGCTAGCTAAAAGCTCCGCCTCAGCTGGCGTTTTTATAGTTCAGAGCAAGAAAGATCTAGACATCCTCCTGTCACGCTGCAGCGCGTCAGAATTAACTTTTGAAGAACTTATTAGCGCCAAAGAATACTCCATTGATGCCTTTCACGACAATAATGGTAACTTAGTCGGTTCTGTGACAAGAGAGCGAATAAAAGTGGTTAATGGAGAGTCCTCTATAAGCCAAGTCGTTGATGCCCCATTATTAAGCGAACTAGCTAGAAACCTTAGTAAACTTATACCCTTTAGAGGTCACATAACTATTCAAGCTTTTATGGATGCAAACAGCATATACTTAATAGAGGTGAACCCTAGATTTGGAGGAGCTTCTAATTTAAGCATTCAAGCTGGGCTAGCATCAACTGAGAGGCTTATGGCTAGTATAGTCGGAGATACCGAAACACTGTATAGAGAAAATGAACTCAAAATTGGACTCAAAATGCTACGGTATAGCGAGGACCTGTTTCTAAATGCTTAA